One Hylaeus volcanicus isolate JK05 chromosome 8, UHH_iyHylVolc1.0_haploid, whole genome shotgun sequence genomic window, GAACTTTGTGTCATATTTACTTCTTCGCGTACATACTTTCTTGAAGACATAATCTGTTTGCCGAATAAGCTTAAGGTTAAAGAGTAGTAACACTTGAGAATGTGGATGCCCATTTTTAtgacatttatttcatttgatgtTTAATATACAGAATACGGAATGAACATTAACATGCAGACAACCTTATAGGAGCTAAGTCGACAACTAGTAAAAATGTCTGCAATTCGAGTCGAGATTCGCCTTGTTCGTTCGCATTCGTCGACTGACAATTTTTACATCACGCATAAGACTTcgagaattgatttttttcgcaataaattttaatcgtatGCGTATTAGGATTAAAGATAACGTGAGATCGTTGGTACTCGTCTTAGATATGTTACTACAGATATGTTATTATGATCTTGCGAAACATACTCGTCCTccaattgatatttatataggaTAAACTACGTCGAAAGAGTCCGCGTAACACAATATTCGTGAaccttgaaaaaatattattcgttgtCGGTAAAAATGAACCACGTCGACCACTTACCACTCTAGCAGGGTTaacgttttaatattttctgtacaCAACAAAGAGTAAAATCTAATCTCAAATTATGGTATGTTCAGTCGGGTAATCGCAGTCTCGATAACAGGACGAAGTTGTCCAATTTGTTAACGCAATAGGGCGGAGAAACTGAATCCATCGTCGCACGAGTGAAAATTCTGTGCGTCGTTTCTAATACCAagatgtaattataattaaattacttataataattcaatcgTTCGTAACATCTGAGTATTAACGGCGGGACTCGAAATATCATACATCGAATTACGATACTAACACCAAAGATACATTGCGTCCACTTTTCAAAAACTTGTCAATGTCTGTTTCAATCATGCATATATTATTCTCAACGATAATATCTATTATCGGCTATGGAAGCATCATCGATCGAGTtattgttaaccctttgattgGTATCGGTGCGTCTAGGGCCGAAGTCGGCGcagtcaaagagttaaatcgGATCAAAGTGCGATCAAATTCAGATTCGTTCGAATCTGGAAGGGTTATCAGCCCTTGTCCTTGCTTTCTATCGATTCTTCGTCCATTTTATCGAGAATCGAATCGACGCGATTCACGTCCGCCTCGATCACGAAGATCGACGACGGTGGCGTCTCCTCGACGCGATCTACTTCCGCTGGAATAAGCGGCGCCATAGTCTTGTAAGTCTGAAGTTCCATCAGAGACTCGCGAGAGGGTGCCCCCGACAGATTCGAATCGATTCTGTTTTGGCTCGAGTTATCGTTGAGGCAATCGTCCGCTTCCTGTTTGTCGCTTTGCGACGAACTCGACCCGTTTTCGTTCGCAGTTTCTTTCTCACGGATCGAAACGTTCCGAGGCGCGGATGAAAATCCCTTCGCTCTGACGTCCGTCACCTGTTCgcaaaatgtacattattacCCCATTGAACCATTCCCCTGATAAGATACgatgtattttcaataagtaGTGGGAACTTTACGAGTGCACTCGTCGAGTTCACCGATAACGGCTGGATTGCCAGGAAAGGATTATTCTAGTTTAACGGCAACATTATTCTCGAGATACAAAAGAGCTTTTCAACCTCTCTCTACTATTACGAAATCGTgcctttatttttcatttttggatTAGTTACAATTATGAAACCATTTGAAttggataagaattttgttaacatacgtacatttcttttaacaaTTGATCGTACAATGTAATAGAAAGGTAATTTCTtaaactcttgaaaatttctactgcgatttaattttgttcacagacttttggaaactgcgtaatgaaacatttatttttgtatttatttttgtaacttcatcaaaattcgagtatttcatttaaattcattttctatgacacttaactctcagaattaatagttttcgtttttcaatgaaaagcactgtcacctaTGTacgggtgacgtggcgatcaacgtgttaaaaaaaaaaaaaaaaaaaaaaaaaaaaaaacaccgaATCACCTGTCGGACATTACCTGGCGCAACAAGCTCGATCTTTGACCTCTCTGTTGAGGCTGACCAGCCAACTGTCTTTGAAATTGTCTCTGGGACCCGACCAGCGAGCCTCGATCGTGTATCACGCTGATCTCGCTGGTTTTCACGTCGCTGTGGGGAAAGAGGAGCCTCCACATGAAGTTCTTGAGCGCGGCACGGAAGTCCTTCAGATGGTAAGCGTACAGCAACGGGTTGCCAACCGAGTTCAGATGCGACAGGATGATGCAGAAGTTCATGAGGACGTCGTTCACTTTGCACTGCGGACAGAACGCCATCACGCAGTTGATGGTGTACAGAGGGAACCAGCAGATGATGAAGAAGGCGACGATCCGCGAGAGATTCTGCGTAGCCTTCACTTCGCGTTTCCTGGCAGCGCCCAGCAGGCGCAGCATCGTCCCTGTCGTTTGATTTCCGGACCGACGTCCCGGATTCATTGTCACGATTTGCTGTAACTGCCATCGCGTTGCgattattaattcttccagaaataattaacacgcGGAACGTCACGCCCACGCCTTCCGCCGTGCCTTCACGCGACGCCTGGCTTTGTAGAATCAAAAGTAACGGGCACGGAATGTAATTGGAattctttctgaatttttcgAACATGGAAACCGGAATCTATTAagtgtacaaattaattctgtgcctttacatttacataattattcgtaactCTAGTTTACATATTTACTGGCCATTTTGTTAGAGTACCAACTTTCATAGCAATTacccctcaggggctgtagcatgcgaaCATGCAGCTACAGCACGGgtttagcaaccccgaggtacccgagctagaatTCTTctgttaactctttgcggcacaggaattcaggtcataaaatagacccatgttgcacaggaacttcattgcgttttaaatcaaacaaaattgttatatttttattaataaaggtatcacacctatacacatgcagctattgcaaaatttcgaggtgggattaaaaatgtcccaccatgcattacggtccatcaaaaaggtgggacacttttaatcccaccgtaccccaaagagttaagaagcacgtaaataattgtaatgaaaatttgtctTTATAAGTAAATAGTAAGTTTACTTTAAAAAGGCATAGAATTCGTTTCTACACTTAATAGAAACGATATATATCATTCTAATCGCTGGTGTATTTATGAGATACGCTAATTGGCGCGCCGTGACGCGCGAGAGGAGTCGAATCGATTAATAAAGGTAAATTTCGAGGGGTGGCGGGCACGTGGCGATCTTCATTAATTCGTTGTCATGTTTACGGATAGCACACGCATACACCCGTTGCCGTTACGTTTACGATAAAAGTATCTGACCTGTTTTACGACCACTCTGTATATATGAGCGTAGAAGGCCGCAATTAATAGCGCGGGAAAGATGATCGTGGCGAAGTAAAGGAACACCAGGTAATCGTAATCCATCACCTCGGTGAAGATGCATTTCTCGTTGGACTTTTTGCCCGCGTGCCACCCCAAAAGCGGCAGGAAACCGACCAAGGTTCCCGCTACCCAGCACACGCAAATTATacctgaaataaattgtacccGCCATTACGCTTTCATTGTTCGACTTGCATGGGTTGCTACGCGATCAGTATTACAAATGGGATGCACAGGAGACGCTTGAAGTTTGATGCAATTCAGTGAAATTCACTGGTCATTTAAAAGagtcatataatttatatataagaGCTGTAAGAGTTACATTGTTTCTCAGATACGTCGAGTCATAGAAGAATTAGGGTCTTCAAAAATAAGAGATGTTCGCTTGGAACTAATTAAAGGTGTGGACATTTAGAAgagttatataatttatatataagaGTTGTAAGAGTTACATTGTTTCTCAGATACGTCGAGTCATAGAAGAATTAGgatcttcaaaaataaaagatattcgCTTGGAACTAATTAAAGGTGTGGACACCTTAGGCTGAAGGACACCTCGAGTCCGAGCATATTTCTCCAGAGAACATATTTCAAATCCTCATCCCAAAGCCTGCGTCCTAGCACAGGGATCGATCTTATACTTTTTCTCTGGAAAGGAGGATACCAAACGCTTTAGGTTTTCCAGGTCAAGTTGTAAGATTTAGCatgtaatttacatatatatatatgtatagaagacacaaaaaattgatagaagTTTTTATATCAACATATATATAGCTTCCAAACAGGTCTTTCTGGAGATAAGAGGCAAGCATGCCATGCCCTGTCGTAATAAGCTGGGACGACATTTACGGTTGATAATTGTTGTTGAGagacaattaaaattattatcgacgCCTAAGAGTTTGTTTTACGGCGAAACGATTAGCGTAGAGTGTTTTGGAGGGAAAACTGGAAACTCGGTCAAATGTGTCGATGATAGGAGGTTACACGTGAACATTATCGATTGCTGGGTAATAAACGCGCCTTTTTCTCTCGTTGGAGAGACTGAGAGATCACTCAGCGTGGTTGTAATTAAAATCAGTCGTGCCATAAACAGACGAAATGCTTGAATTAATCACGGCTAGCTGACCTGGGAAATGAGGAACGTCTCACTCGGCCATTAATTTTTTGCCAGCTGGCTTCGATTCGAAACGGGGATTCGCTCTAGGGCGTAAATTACCCGCTATTCATCTTTCCCTGTTCGAAAAAACATTTGTTCAGCATGATGACTATTTTGGagtaaacgaaattaaaatttattaacattaaacctaccgacgtttCATTCGCACTTTACTGTGATCGGGCGCAtgaactttttcaattaaattcaaaaatattttccgtgaaattaaattgaataacgcatgaaacaattggaaataatttctatatcgCACATTggaactgtatacaaaagtttggaaacggtcatttgacaGTGGTAGAGAGTGCtaattagataaaataaattaggcCTGTACAAATGTACTTTCTAAGAGTCTACTCGCGAACGTAAATGTACTTCGccatcttttctttttctctccccGTGTACGAAAGTTTTGAAAATCTGAATCCTTCGGTTTGTCAACGCAAATCACGGATCGGCTGTGGCGGTAGCCCCTTATTTCACGTTTTCCGATTCTGAAATATGTAACGGGTAGGCACAAAGGTATGATTCCCATCAATTTCTCGGGATAGAGGGAGGTAGGAATGTCCTTTGGGAAATCGAACGGATGGAAACAGTTCAATGTGTTCGGGTTGGGTGCGCACTAATATCATCTCCCGGCGCCCGCATCAAATAGGGAtggaatttttcgaatttcttcgTAATTCATTAGAAGAAATCGATTTCTCGTCATTCGAACTGTGTTTTAAAGCGCTATCATAGAACCAACAGTTCGAGTAACAGAACAAGCCCTAAAACAGACTCCTGTACTGGTTGAAGCTCGATCGAACAGTTAATTAAAgattgcataaaaatattacgcaATCGAACACGAGGACGGCGAAACTCTTTCGAATAACCCAACACGtgactgaaaataaaatgtttattcgataattgatCAATCGATAGAAGAAAGTTCCTCGAGGGAGTCTGCAGACTCGGATTCGTAATTAACTTTGTTTTATAAGTTTCTAGAACGTCTTACGCGCCGAGAGCGCAAACACCACCTGTTGCAACGCGAAACGCATTCCGTATTTCTGCCTCGAGCCGAGAAAATCGCATCTCGCGGGAAATTTATGATTTCGTTGTTCGTAGCAGTTGAACGCTTTTACCTAACTGATCGTAAGTTTCTAAACTTGGTTTTCGTTACATTCTACTCCACCAGTTTCACTTTACTCTTATATTTTACTCTTTACTCTTGTACGTTTTGCAGGTCGACGAACTTTATTCTGTTACATGTGGACGGGCTGAATGTATCTTTAAATACATTCGGAACACAGGAAACGTAAGTGATCATGGACACCTATTCTCTGTAACGTTCTATAGCAACTACAACCGGCAACAATGGCATTACAGAGTACACATCTGCACAATGTTGTCTAATCAGCTGTGACACGGCTTGATAGCCTGTATTCTAATAGCGGAACGCGATGGGCATTCATTATCGCGCGCACTTACGATAGCGTTCACGACTCCTcacaattttatgtaattagaAACACGATGGAGTATTAATCAGTACGTTCAGTAATGAATATGACCAAGAAGTAACCTATACAAGGGCAAGGTGTAGCTGTAATTAATAACCGCGTAGCCTAGGAACATTCGAGATCATTTTGTCGCGACTATTTTGTCACGAAAGAATCTTTTGGGACAACATAGTAGATCACCGACCTTGCCTCGACGGCAATTATATTTcaggatgaaaaaaaaataccactCCGCGACCACGAAGTGTCCTCCAGATCTCCGTCAGAAGAAGAACATCAACATTTGCCCTGTACTTTCTCCAAGTGTCCTCGAATTTTGCAAACT contains:
- the LOC128881567 gene encoding adenosine receptor A2b-like isoform X2; this encodes MAMEFPSNATELADNLTVTAVNASTRSELNLPYTVCEILVAVCAVFGNGLVITVFSKERKLRRRTNYYIISLATADLLVGLFAIPFAILASIGLPTNLYACLFTVSVLIVLCTISIFCLVAVSVDRYWAILHPMGYSRTVRTKTAIGIICVCWVAGTLVGFLPLLGWHAGKKSNEKCIFTEVMDYDYLVFLYFATIIFPALLIAAFYAHIYRVVVKQQIVTMNPGRRSGNQTTGTMLRLLGAARKREVKATQNLSRIVAFFIICWFPLYTINCVMAFCPQCKVNDVLMNFCIILSHLNSVGNPLLYAYHLKDFRAALKNFMWRLLFPHSDVKTSEISVIHDRGSLVGSQRQFQRQLAGQPQQRGQRSSLLRQVTDVRAKGFSSAPRNVSIREKETANENGSSSSQSDKQEADDCLNDNSSQNRIDSNLSGAPSRESLMELQTYKTMAPLIPAEVDRVEETPPSSIFVIEADVNRVDSILDKMDEESIESKDKG
- the LOC128881567 gene encoding adenosine receptor A2b-like isoform X1, translated to MAMEFPSNATELADNLTVTAVNASTRSELNLPYTVCEILVAVCAVFGNGLVITVFSKERKLRRRTNYYIISLATADLLVGLFAIPFAILASIGLPTNLYACLFTVSVLIVLCTISIFCLVAVSVDRYWAILHPMGYSRTVRTKTAIGIICVCWVAGTLVGFLPLLGWHAGKKSNEKCIFTEVMDYDYLVFLYFATIIFPALLIAAFYAHIYRVVVKQLQQIVTMNPGRRSGNQTTGTMLRLLGAARKREVKATQNLSRIVAFFIICWFPLYTINCVMAFCPQCKVNDVLMNFCIILSHLNSVGNPLLYAYHLKDFRAALKNFMWRLLFPHSDVKTSEISVIHDRGSLVGSQRQFQRQLAGQPQQRGQRSSLLRQVTDVRAKGFSSAPRNVSIREKETANENGSSSSQSDKQEADDCLNDNSSQNRIDSNLSGAPSRESLMELQTYKTMAPLIPAEVDRVEETPPSSIFVIEADVNRVDSILDKMDEESIESKDKG